One stretch of Fictibacillus sp. b24 DNA includes these proteins:
- the bglX gene encoding beta-glucosidase BglX, which produces MLKQNVQHLIQDMTLEEKISQLVQLATPFFKGSSDQGFITGPMQEMGISDEVIRNTGSVLGGSGARETRNIQDAHLKENRHGIPLLMMADIVHGFKTIFPVPLAIGCSWDIDLAEKSAEIAAKEASVSGVHVTFAPMVDLVRDPRWGRVMESTGEDGFLNSEFARAFVRGFQGTDLTNDKDRVAACVKHFAAYGAPEGGRDYNTVNMSERQLRESYLPAYKAALDEGCEMVMTAFNTVDGIPATANKKLMRDLLRDEWGFNGVIISDWGAVKEQLPHGVAEDEAEAAYKALTAGVDIEMMTTCYIDHVKELVESGKLSESLVDESVERILTLKQKLGLFEDPYRGADEKRAEEVILCDEHRDVARELAAKSCVLLKNEGNVLPLQSTQKIALIGPFATNGDLMGPWSWQGAYDDVVKVDTGLLNKLADPSLLTVADGCEVESVTAEQLEKAVRVASDADVIVLALGEASFMSGEAGCRADISLPEPQLQLIQEMKKLGKPVVTVLFNGRPLDLHGVADQVDAVLEAWYPGTEAGAAIADLLFGDVNPSGRLSMSFPYSVGQVPVYYNHFNTGRPQPTPDNKERYLSHYLDIPNEPLFPFGFGLSYTEFKYDDVKLSNDVLTEDGSIAASVTVTNTGDVAGEELVQLYIRDIAGDVVRPVKELKGYKKIVLEPGASLEVTFEITEEMLRYHHENLEFKSDAGKFEAFIGKNSHDVVSVPFKLVK; this is translated from the coding sequence ATGCTTAAGCAGAACGTGCAACATTTAATTCAAGACATGACATTAGAAGAAAAGATTAGCCAGTTGGTTCAGCTTGCTACCCCTTTCTTTAAAGGTTCATCTGATCAAGGCTTTATCACGGGTCCCATGCAGGAGATGGGGATTTCGGATGAAGTGATCCGCAATACAGGGTCTGTTCTTGGTGGATCAGGAGCTCGTGAGACGAGAAACATTCAAGACGCACATTTAAAAGAAAACCGTCATGGCATTCCTTTATTGATGATGGCTGATATCGTACATGGTTTTAAGACGATCTTTCCTGTCCCTCTTGCGATTGGTTGTTCGTGGGATATTGATCTAGCTGAAAAGAGTGCAGAGATCGCTGCAAAAGAAGCTTCCGTTTCTGGTGTTCACGTTACGTTCGCGCCAATGGTCGACCTAGTTCGTGACCCGCGCTGGGGCCGTGTGATGGAATCAACGGGTGAAGATGGTTTCCTGAACAGTGAGTTTGCACGCGCATTCGTTCGTGGTTTTCAAGGAACGGATTTAACGAACGACAAAGACCGCGTGGCTGCTTGTGTAAAACACTTTGCGGCATACGGTGCACCTGAAGGCGGACGCGATTACAATACGGTGAACATGTCTGAACGCCAGCTTCGCGAATCTTATCTGCCTGCTTATAAAGCCGCACTCGATGAGGGCTGTGAGATGGTGATGACGGCGTTCAACACGGTAGACGGTATTCCGGCAACGGCGAACAAGAAGCTGATGCGCGATCTTCTTCGTGATGAGTGGGGCTTTAACGGTGTGATTATCTCGGACTGGGGTGCTGTAAAAGAGCAGCTTCCGCACGGTGTGGCTGAAGACGAAGCAGAAGCGGCATATAAAGCGCTCACTGCTGGTGTTGACATCGAGATGATGACAACGTGCTACATCGACCACGTGAAAGAGCTCGTGGAAAGCGGCAAGTTATCTGAATCTCTAGTTGATGAATCAGTAGAACGTATTTTAACGTTGAAGCAGAAGCTCGGACTTTTTGAGGATCCGTATCGCGGTGCTGATGAGAAGCGTGCGGAGGAAGTTATTTTGTGTGATGAGCACCGTGATGTAGCTCGTGAACTTGCTGCGAAATCTTGTGTACTTTTGAAAAATGAAGGTAACGTTCTTCCTCTTCAATCGACGCAAAAAATTGCACTTATCGGACCTTTTGCTACAAATGGCGATCTGATGGGACCATGGTCTTGGCAAGGTGCTTATGATGACGTGGTAAAAGTAGACACGGGTCTATTAAATAAGTTGGCTGATCCTTCTCTTTTAACTGTTGCGGATGGTTGTGAGGTTGAGTCAGTAACGGCTGAGCAATTGGAAAAAGCGGTTCGTGTTGCAAGTGATGCGGACGTAATCGTGTTGGCACTTGGAGAAGCTTCATTCATGAGCGGTGAAGCGGGTTGCCGTGCTGACATTAGTCTGCCTGAACCTCAGCTTCAACTGATTCAGGAAATGAAAAAGTTAGGCAAGCCCGTCGTGACTGTTCTGTTTAACGGCCGACCGCTTGACCTGCATGGTGTTGCAGATCAAGTAGACGCTGTGCTGGAAGCTTGGTATCCAGGGACTGAAGCGGGTGCTGCCATCGCGGATCTTTTATTCGGAGACGTGAATCCGTCTGGACGTTTATCGATGTCGTTCCCGTACTCTGTTGGACAGGTACCCGTTTATTACAACCACTTCAACACAGGTCGTCCACAGCCGACTCCTGACAATAAAGAGCGCTATCTGTCACACTATCTGGACATTCCGAACGAGCCTCTGTTCCCGTTCGGTTTCGGGTTGAGCTATACAGAGTTCAAGTATGACGATGTGAAGCTGTCTAATGATGTGTTGACGGAGGATGGATCCATTGCGGCTTCGGTAACCGTTACAAATACAGGGGATGTTGCTGGTGAAGAGCTTGTTCAGCTGTATATTCGTGATATTGCAGGTGATGTTGTTCGTCCAGTAAAAGAGTTGAAAGGCTATAAGAAGATTGTTCTTGAGCCAGGCGCATCTCTTGAAGTTACGTTCGAGATCACAGAGGAAATGCTTCGCTACCACCATGAAAACCTTGAGTTTAAGAGTGATGCTGGCAAGTTTGAGGCGTTTATCGGAAAGAACAGCCATGATGTGGTAAGTGTTCCGTTTAAATTAGTAAAGTAA